The stretch of DNA TGATGGGCATGTATTCGCTCACGCATCTCCCCGGAAATCTGCTCGCCGGCGTGCTGATCGACCGAAAGGGCAGCCGCCGCTATATCGTCTACAGTCTGATCTCAGCGGGAGCGATACTGCTGCTCCAGGCTTATGCCCATCTGCCGTGGCATCTGCTGCTCCTCAGGGCGGCAAGCGGGTTTGCGCTGGCTTTCCTTTCTCCCGCCTGTATGGCGCTACTCGCTTCACTGTCGGGCGATTCAGTGAAGCAGGGCAAATATATGTCCGGCCAAGGGATTGTGCATACACTTGCTTCCGTCCTCTCTCCCGCAGCAGGCGCTTTCATCGTTGCCAAAGCCGGCTTCTCCGGCACTTTCCTGAGTCTTGGCTGGCTGCTGATTGCCACCGGCGTAATGGCATACTTTAGCGTCCCGAAGGCCGTTCGGGAGCTTCCTGCGAAGGCTGTAAGCTCCGCAGCAGCGGACGGCCGCTCCGAAACCGAAGCGCGGCTTTCACCAGATTCTGGCTCAGTGATGCCGGTTTCCTTCCGTTATCTCCTGCTGCCGTTCTTCATCGCCTCTGCGCAGGGGGTGCTCTTCTTCGAGCTTCCTCTTTCCCAGGCCGGCAACGGAACCGAAGGTATCTTTTCGATAGGTATTCTGCTCTCACTGCTCAGTCTGGGCGCACTTGTTACCCTGAGCATGCTGTTTCTGAACCGTGTGTCCGTGCTCTTGCGGATCGGCGCGGCGCTGCTCGGTCTGGC from Paenibacillus sophorae encodes:
- a CDS encoding MFS transporter, whose protein sequence is MKTALWLYLFLFLAYFDLHAQYPILTPFAVSLGAGPAFIGWMMGMYSLTHLPGNLLAGVLIDRKGSRRYIVYSLISAGAILLLQAYAHLPWHLLLLRAASGFALAFLSPACMALLASLSGDSVKQGKYMSGQGIVHTLASVLSPAAGAFIVAKAGFSGTFLSLGWLLIATGVMAYFSVPKAVRELPAKAVSSAAADGRSETEARLSPDSGSVMPVSFRYLLLPFFIASAQGVLFFELPLSQAGNGTEGIFSIGILLSLLSLGALVTLSMLFLNRVSVLLRIGAALLGLALCFFALAAVPSIPPAVVLFLLGTAKGVLFPAMASLFIGISGPGRMGRTFSLQSIATSLGAFAGPVAAGQLRGMVSPYFIAFLLMMMALLLLPLYGSGKLSAYHPDWNSRAA